The DNA segment aaccactgaattgtacattttaaaagtgtttatcaatttttaaaaaaagaagtgattctttgaaaaagaaaaaagcctttaCATTTTAGGAGACACAAAATCTTTATGCCTCAtgaaaaattctacttttaaaactaCCCAGCAGTTTGAACTAAAACCAGATTCCTTAAggcataaaacatttttaaaatttatctttgtatGTCTAGCACCATGCTAAATGAAAGTTAGTAGATCTGAATTGCTAATCTCACCACCTCACTTTCCTCATAGTTTTAACATCTAGCCTTGATCCCTCAAATTATAAGTAATTTGCTTTTGGCTAGAACTCACATAATCAAAAAACGTCATCACGaataaattcaatcaaaacaaagataaatagtAACAAATGTGACTTACTAAATTTAGCATCCTTGATTCATAAATTAGATCATGTCCTTGTCTTATAGTAGTCACATATAAAAAAGGTGTTACATAATGGATGAGATATAATTCTTCCTTTCTACAGGTGCAAACTCAAGGCATACAGAGGCAACTTACATAGAATATAATTATTGTAACAGGTAATAAAGCAAGCAACAAAAAAGCGGGACATACATAAGCTCTGTGTAACTGAGTGCATTTTTATTTACTGGACAGATCTAccttaatatactttatttaaaaaaattgaatggtTGGACAAAGTTCACAAAAGTCAGAACTggcatttttaaatctctgagaTTATCAGAAATGTAAAATAGCTAAGTTATTTGCCCAAGGTAATGCCCATCATAAAGCTCTATTATTTGCAGATGGGAAGGGGATCTTTATTAAAGAAGCCTggtttattttagaggaagaataCAAGACCAGATAGATTAAGTGATCGAACGCTCAGAGTACCTGACTCTGGTGAGTCATCAAATGTTTCCCTACATAAAAATCAACACAATACTCCACACATTAGCCCAGAGACAATGCCCAGCTAATGAAATCTCAGAGGATAAAGAGCTGGGAATGTATTTACcgattttttctttctgatgtataaaatatgaatatcctCGCTTCGATATTCTTCATCGTGTTTCTCCAAAGGAATTTTTTCAAAGTCAAAGTCTAGCTGTAGGAGCTATAAATTTAAAAGAGATATACTTCAAATTCAAGAATAGGAAGTTTCCTGTGGGACAGAAGTCAGAACAACAGTCAACTTTGGAGGAGTACTGACTGGAAAAGGGCACATGGGAGCCTTCTGACGTCCTGAAAAATGTTCTATTTATGGAGGGTGGTTACTTGGGTGTATACATATGAAAAATCGAGTCAAGCACTTGatatatatgcattttacatGTGTTCTGACTCAATATAAACTGTTTAACAATATAGAATTTTCAATTATAGTCTCAAAAGTTCATTAACATTCtttacttttaagaaaaacatgaaaattaaaaaccattttagCACATATCTGAGGCAGAGTCAGGTATTTGCATTCTTATTCAAGCAAAGTAGTCTTTTCAGTGGATAAATTGCAGAGCTGTATAGATATACCCTCAAGAGGAATCACTCGTATTATGATGGATTTTTGCCATCAAAAGGGTTTTAGATGACCACTGGGGGAAGATGGATGAAAGAAACATGGGGCTCTATATACTaatttgcaacttcctgtgagtctttatttaaaaaaaaaacaaaaacaaaaaacacaaaaacacccCATCCCAAAACCAGAAAGTAAAAACATAATCACATATGTTTCTATGATGTACTTTCCAAAAGTAATACACACGTCATTAGTAAGTTCCCAAAAGCCAGCATCACGTTTAATAAAGAAACactgaaggatgcctgggtggctcagtggttgagcatttgcctttggctcccgtcatgaccctggggtcctggcattgagtctgAGTCtcgaatcaggctccccacagggagcctgcttctccctctgcctatgtctctgcctctctctctgtgtctctcatgaataaataaaatctttaaaaaagaaaaaataacccaCTGAACACTTTCCCAGAAAGCACAAGGGTGTCaccattatcattttaaattgttCTGTAGATACTATATCaactaattagaaaagaaaaaagaaaggatcagaaaagatgaaaaaggttggtgggggggcaggatgggggagcTTAATAGAATGCTGGGCAATAAAGGATTTTCTCCTTGGATTTAAGCAAGCAGAATGTGTTCTCCACTCAAAATTACCATAACATACTTGAGCACATAGTCATATAAAGCCTCGCTGAAGGGTTAGCACTACAAAACAGATCTAGTACttacctcaaaatattttttctcaatttctggaTTTTTTCCCATTGTTCGTTGTTCATAACAACATATAATACAAGTCTCAAATCCACTAAGATCTTTTAGAGTTTTCAACAACGGCTCCAAAGACTGTTCAAAAAGGAATATCACTTTTACTTaggatttttagaaatttatatttttactataaaaaggGGGTAGGGGAAATGGAGGGTAACTATAACTCCCctccattttatctatttttgaatCAATCAACAAAGTACATGTGCTTAAAGCTCTGTAACTAATGATTGGTACTCTTAACTAATTAACCATTGTATCGATTTGTTTCCAGGTGACTACATTTTGGTATTCCCAGGGGAAAACAAATAGAATTATCTtcactcttaaaaaattaattttatttaatctattttaactTGGGATTTTACCGTACTTTACCATACAAAAGTGAATCTAACCCTAACTTGAACATGTTAgttcaatgttttattttaaaaatgagtgatgCCCACAATATACacaaactgatattttaaaaagtatcattcTGAATCAATCTTGCCATAGAGCAATGAATTCTTTACGACGAAACTTAATTTTCAATGTCATGGTTAACACCTTCACCAAGAAGAGCTTAAAAAAACCTTAGCTTTTCATAACAGATCCAAATgacaaaacctttaaaagaagatttttacAGAAGCCTTTAGTAAAATGCTAAAAATGCAGGCAACACTTCTGTCAACATGTTTCACAGGTCTATATGTTTAACCTGAGTGTATGTAGTTGTTCCTGGTAAACTTTATGTTCCTTACTGTGTCATCAATTATAGGAAAACTATCCTGCATTCAGTGATGTTAAAGTGGGAAGAAATGTGCACTATGGAATCCACGAATTATAATACAACTTGTAAAGATAATGACTACTTACCTCTTCGTAGTATATGCAGTCGGCCATCAGTATGTAGTCTGGCGGAGAAGGAAagtcttctatttcttcccccCTTGAAAATGCCAACAAATATTTTAACTGTTGctttaataatttattgttttataaaaaaagttctggaaagtCCCCTTTGTATTAACTATGCTTTTAGCGAAACGCAATTTAAAGCAAACCACAAATCGTTATCTTAAAACAAGCTGAAAGGCCATACAAACCATTTCAGTACCTTGGCTTGAACAGAACCAGTGACAAGATGCTTGTTCATATTAATATTCATCTTCAGCAAGTCTTGCAATTCCTCCAGATCTGTGACCACCACATCGGCCCTATAAAATAACGTCGACTGAAGTGTAGGCACAAGCATGGTAAAGCAGGAATCCTGGTTTCCCAAACAAAGCGGCACCCCCTCCCGCCAGCTCTTACCCGAGAGTAGCAGCCATGAGCCCCACGGCCCCGGTGCCCGAGCCCAGCTCCAGCACCGACCGCCGGCTCAGAGCGTGGGGCCCATCGCCGGAAAACCCGGGCGTTTCCAGGTACTTAGAAAGAACGATGGCAGCGTCCCAAACAACGCAGCCCACGCCGCCGGAGCCATATTGCTGCAGTCGTAACACCGTGCCATCTCGCTTTTCCAAAACTCGAACAAAGTTCCGCAGCGGGTCCTCCACGGAGGACTCCACGGTAGCCGCCATCGCTGCCCGGCAACAAGATGCAGCGTGCGCAGTGACGTCACACCCACACGCGCCTCCCCACCGCGGGCCTGGACAGGGCCCGGCGCCTCCTAGTGGCGAAGTTGGCGCCATGACGCGTGCGCAAAGGCACAAAGCTGGGAAGGCAGCATTACCTGGGCGTGGTCGAGGGCCTAGCCGCCCGCTTCCCCAGAGTGTAGGTCCGCCTCACGCCTCTAAATTACAAGTGTGGCCTAACAAGCAGGCAGCTTAAATCACTTTTCCAGACAAAGCTGATATTGTAATCTGCTCTTTAAAAGCCAAAGGCAAACTCAAGAGTGTGTTTACCTGGAGACTAATTCATACGGTAGTTATTGGGCTTTAAATCCAGGCAGTTTCCAAGATCCTACCGAGAAGCAACAATCCTCTCTCATCAAGTTTCCTAGCATGCTCCTGATTTTCATCTGAATGCATAAAAATGGTTGCTGGAAGTTTGCTGATCGCGTTTTAACAGGGCAAAGTTATCCTTCTAAAATTTACATCATTTAAATTCTTTGGGATTATGTAATTTAAATTGCccaaaataatgacaataatgtgGACATGTCTATGTATTTCCACAGAACTCAACAAGCTCTCCCCTTGTTACTTATAATGAAAAcacgtattttaaaaattaagactggGGTGATTTATTAATCTTGTTAAGAACTCTGATACAAAGCACAGTTAAAAGGCCACAGACCAGTAAATAAACAACAACGTGGCTTTTGGCTATTTTACAACTGCTGCTACAGCACTATCAGCAAAACACGCTTTTTCATCACTTTGAACTCAGGAGTCCAAATGGCaaataaaagttttacttctctgaataaaaagtttaataaagcTTTAAGTATGTTTGCTGGTTTAAATGTTaccaatctaaaaaaaaagtatttaaaaaaattgtagttaACATGAGATTTATAGAGAAGGTTACTAGGATTTGAGGGCAAGGCAGTTGGTTCCTATGCCATAAGAAATTTTCCTCTGAATTTCTGAATTAGTAAAGTAGCAGATTGTATTATAGGCCTCGAGTCACTTAAATTTATATAGTAAGTTATTAGCATtctttaaatatacaatataaacaAAACTGTACATACTTGGCATATTAATTAACTTTGTTTTCCAAAACAATAGGCAACTCATTAGCTAAAGACACCATAGTCTCCAAAAACAAAAGGCACATCTGAATGAGATACATGCCCTTTTTCCCTCCATGATTGGGTTAGGTAGTCTCTGTATACATTTTGACAAAATAATAAACAGTGcatctattattttcattatatttttcatttttgtcttcagCAGCAAATTCTGGCATTTAAGACATGGCATTAAAGTTTAAGAACAGTGGGTGTTTTTCACAATTCCCCTAAATGTAAAAACTAGAAGATGgtcaaagagttttaaaaatcagtaatactGTACACCCCCTATATTTGTGTAAATTCACTGCCTTAAAAAGGCATCTATTACTCAAATTTGAAAAATTCCACAAATGCACTATCCCCTTTCAGTGCAATCAATGTTACTTTAAACCATATTTTAGCAGAGTCTACAGTgcaaatataaattctttatactgGCCTTTTGGCAGCACTGAGGATCCAAGACAAGGCAATGCTACTGATCACCTGAGGATAATGATAAAGgacttctgtatttttatttttccaatttttaaaagcttatttgaTCAGTAGCATTTTTGTAAGAGCATTATTCGTAAAAAGTACTAAAATACTATGCcttttttgaataaattaaaaaaaaaaaaaccctttacaAATACCATTCCAGTGTCAATGACTACATATGGCTAAGGTCATTGAGGAGTTTCTGCATTTTCTAGTAAAGGCAGTCTGTATGACGGGGGGTGTGAAAGCTCCCGTTTATAAGTCTTTGGTGGCAGTTTTGGTAGGTGCGGGCTTGAGTTCTGCCTCGGTGGCACAGGGGGAGCTTGAGGATGAGCAAGGTTGTTGTGACTAGAACTGAGCAGGTAGCATCGACGTGGTACTCTTGGAGAGGGCGTGCTGGGAGGAGTATTTGGCGAATTTGGGCAGGTACTAACGTCTCTGAACCAGTCTGGATCTCTGTGCAGATGTCCTAGTGGAGGTGGCTGAAGATTAAATGGACAGTTTATAAAGTGTTCTGGAGGACGAAGGGGAACTGGCGGAGGGGTATCAGGAAGAGGATCTCTTGGTGGCGGTGGAGGTGGACTATGCAGAGGCCCATCAAATGCACCAGTAGGAGCAGGAACTCTAGGTTTTACCTTTGGAGGAGGAGGTTGTCTTGGTGGAATAGCAGGGGGGTCATCATCAGATTTCAtatttccctcaaaaaaaaaaaaattaaattatatttccattCTCCTGAAAAATCTGTtaagttttaaaacaatgaaaaattcttttttttttttaagaatgaaaaattctTATGTGTTCAGTTAAATCCAGAAGCTCCAAATAGGTTAATCTGACTTAAGCCAGATTTCTGAGTAAAATGCTCCCAGTTTAATTTGGGGCccagtttaatatttttatatatgagatgttttacttgaaattttagaacaaaaaGCCTCAGGGTATCTTGATTTATACACCTTTCAAAAATTTATGCATTTTAATTATAACAGGCAAGTGAGTGAAAGGAATACATAACTTTGTAGACATTAAAGTACATGATGTCAAGGGGACTCAATGTCCAGCTTCTGCTTTCTGGTCTTCTACTTTTACTTTCCCCAGGGAGGCTTACTGGGatgattctcaaagtgtgatccagTAACTAGCAGCATCAGTACCAGTagggaacttgttaaaaaaaagCGAATTCCTGGGTCCCaccctagacctactgaatctgaAACTTGGCAATAGGGTTTTAACAAgcctcccaggtgattctgtttGAGAATCTGGTTTAAAGTTTGAAGAATGCTTTGACTATTaaagtttttttccatttctaccaGAAAGTAAACATACTTCTGAGGATCTGTGAAAGTCTGCCCAacctttgttgaaaaaaaaaaaaaaaatcaacgagAATTAAGTGattatttcaagtattttttcaaatataacaaCTGAAGTGTTTAAAAACCCTAAAGGGTAGCCAATTATAATTGACAGACTTTTTATAAGAACAAGAACTATTTTGAAGATTCACAGCTTTGAGTAAGTTGAATAAGTTAAGGCAAACCTAAGTCTTATTGACTACCTTGGAATTTGAAGCATCATGATCAAACTTTTTtcgaggaggaagaggaggaggaatcaGTGGCTCTTCACTTAGTTTATGTAAACTACCACATGAACTGAAGAAAGACTCTGGGGGTAAAAAAGATTAGTTTAGCCACAATTCACAGTGCAATCATGAGACAAGACTTAATTTCAATCTGTGATCACTTCTGCTATAGCAAATGTCAGACTGTATTACAGTTAACTGTTGGTTTACCTATACTCTTCATTAAACTGTAAGCTTTTTGAGGgcaatgtgtatttatttttgtatccctaAGCACTAGTACAGTGGTATTGCTTGGCATATGGCACATACTATAGCTATATGAAAACATGCAACTTAAATAAGATTAATAATGAGATTCTGCTCTCTGAAAAACCTTTTTAAGTCTAAAACAGACAAAACATATTTGTATAAACTGTAATAACTTCCAGAGAAAGATCATACATAATCAGAGACCTTGGGTTTTTGAGGCAGCTAGTATCAGATACATTTCTACACAggtaataaaacttttaaataggAGACCAAAAGGTAGGGCTGTATCAAATAACCCTTTCTCTTTGCAAGTTTTGCAATAATAAAGGACATGTTATATAACCACGTTACAGagaatttacaaaataatatagTATTCAGGGGTAAATTCTCTGCCAAACAGACACAGaataagaattattttcatttatttttgtttcatatgataaaaaaaaaatacctgtagTTAATGGACCAACTTTATTTGTTGACCAACACTTGTAACCATGTAACTTGTAACAACAGTAACCATGTCTTGTTTATCATTATAATAAGACTGGGTTCAAAGAAACTAGTTGGGAAAGTTGATGAGTTTAATTCTAAACACGCTGAGTATGAACGCCTTATGTGATATCCAAGTAAAGCAGCCAATCTCATTCCTCCATGTAAAAAACTGCTGTCCTGTTCATGTCACTCTGCAGTCACCATATGGGTCCTGTTAGCTCAGGGCATCAAAAGTAGAAAAAGGATTCCTATAGGGTGTTGGCAGATGGTGTGGGAGGTTAAGCAGAGAACCATCTGTTGTAGATATAGCCCTTTTGTCTGACCAGCATCTTTTGCCCTGTCTTTGGAAGCAAACCACTCCTGGTGATAGTGAATCTGTCCCATGTGGTTTAGTTGGCCAATTTGGCCCAGTGCACCCAACTTCAATCAGAGAAATagcaagtgctggtgaggatggtagagaatagagaaccctcagcactgctggtggaaatgtaaactggtgtacccactgtggaaaacaatatggagactcctcaaaaaaatcaaaaagagaaataccatatgatctagtaattccactactacttacccaaagaaaagtTAAACACTAATTGAAAAGATGTATGTACTCCTATGTTCACTAcatgatttacaatagccaagagatgtaagcaacccaaatgtccaccaatagatggataaagaagatattatggtgtgtgtgtgcgtgcgcgtgcacacacacacgcacacacactggaTTATtcagccacacacacaaaaaaatgacacCTTGCCACTTGCAACTATATGGATGGGTACTAGGCTGAGTGAtataaatcagacagaaaaatacaaataccatctgatttcacttacatgtgaatgctgaaaaacaaagtaaaacaaaagaaacagactcataaatacagataACAAACTGGTGGCTGTCAGAGCAGAGGAGGATAAAGGGATGGGCAAATAGGTAAAGGAaattaagaggcacaaacttccagttataaaataagtaattagagaaataaaaagtacagcatagggaatatagtcaataatattgtaaataatatatgGTGACATGGTGACTATGCTTATGGTAAACATTGAGTAATGTAGAGAACTGTCAAATCACAatgttgtacatctaaaactaatataatattgtatgtcaactagacttcaatataagtatttttttaaatttatttattggggacacctgggtggctcagtggttaagcatctgactttggctcagggtgtgatcctggggtccctggatcaagccctgtgtggggctccccacaggaagcctgcttctccctctgcctttatctctgcctctgtgtcactcatgaataaataaataaaatctcaaaaaaatatatttatttttttaaagtaagctctatgcccaacatggggcttgaactcatgaccctaagatcaagagatGCATGCTCTAACCACCAAGTCAGCCAGCTGCCctaataataaatgctttttataaagcaaaaaagaaaaaaaaaaaaaagaaatgggcattGGCCTCATTCTTCACCTTAACATGATCAGATTTTTATATACCTTCCTTTTCATGTATACAGCCCTGTGCTTCGAGAAAGCTGACCTTATCTCATAGCTCCAGAGATGGGGCCTAATTAGACCAAGTCAATCAAAGTAATCCATTCCTTTAGCCAGAGTGACTGATTTAGCTGTAGGCATGTGACCTAGTTCAGACTAGTGAAATGTGAAAGATTTGCTAGCAGCTACTAAAAAAAAGTCCACTGTCCTTCTGGAAAAGCATTCCGCCAGACTGTCTCTATGCTTCTCTCTTTACTTCTTACCTGACTGAACAAAGAAGCACATGACCATTATTGTTCCTGCCACCACTTATAAGACCTTGACGGAAAACAGTCTTACGTACAGTTGATAATTTGGACAAAATAACGAGTTGAAAAGAGACCTGGTCTCTGATAACATCGTTGAGCCACTGACTCAACaagtctttatttccttttaattttttagatattttatttattta comes from the Canis aureus isolate CA01 chromosome 9, VMU_Caureus_v.1.0, whole genome shotgun sequence genome and includes:
- the VCPKMT gene encoding protein N-lysine methyltransferase METTL21D, with translation MAATVESSVEDPLRNFVRVLEKRDGTVLRLQQYGSGGVGCVVWDAAIVLSKYLETPGFSGDGPHALSRRSVLELGSGTGAVGLMAATLGADVVVTDLEELQDLLKMNINMNKHLVTGSVQAKVLKWGEEIEDFPSPPDYILMADCIYYEESLEPLLKTLKDLSGFETCIICCYEQRTMGKNPEIEKKYFELLQLDFDFEKIPLEKHDEEYRSEDIHILYIRKKKSKSPS